Proteins encoded in a region of the Stieleria neptunia genome:
- a CDS encoding methyltransferase domain-containing protein has product MNPSPEQVTASQSAVRAAGDRTIEQYQNWMQTNAAAHLMRSARQSGLTARLREKQHTLEELCESLSLQRETTALLLDALVAIGLVEQYGEDFALARAGHLLCQYDDDLGDRRWESLVGRLKAPESAASVDGADYRAQIAATQWIHTAAAMQAAEILDIGGQDACPGPKILDLGCGSAVWSCAMAHRDADAVIVAVDEPAALQSARSTAESIGLGDRFKTIESDPLAATVGRQQFELVVLAQMLSGYSDDQAASLLEKAAAALKPGGRIAVPDFYIGPGRAGLKESLGRLSIHLATPQGRVRDLRECQGMFQAAGLGGIQFTYLAASEAGLGMMVAESMAK; this is encoded by the coding sequence ATGAACCCGAGCCCCGAACAAGTCACCGCGAGCCAGTCCGCCGTCCGCGCCGCCGGCGACCGCACCATCGAGCAGTACCAGAACTGGATGCAGACCAACGCGGCGGCTCATTTGATGCGTTCCGCGCGACAGTCGGGGCTGACCGCTCGGTTGCGTGAAAAGCAACACACGCTGGAGGAGCTTTGCGAATCGCTGTCGCTGCAGCGCGAGACCACCGCGCTGTTGCTCGACGCCCTGGTGGCCATCGGGCTGGTCGAGCAGTACGGGGAGGATTTTGCGCTGGCCCGAGCCGGGCATCTGCTCTGCCAGTACGACGACGATTTGGGCGACCGCCGCTGGGAGTCTCTGGTCGGTCGACTCAAGGCCCCGGAGAGCGCGGCGTCTGTCGACGGCGCGGACTATCGCGCGCAAATCGCGGCGACCCAGTGGATTCACACCGCCGCGGCGATGCAGGCGGCGGAGATCCTGGACATCGGCGGCCAAGATGCCTGCCCCGGCCCCAAGATCTTGGACTTGGGTTGCGGGTCGGCCGTGTGGAGCTGTGCGATGGCGCACCGCGACGCGGACGCGGTCATCGTGGCCGTTGATGAACCGGCGGCGCTGCAGTCGGCCCGCAGCACCGCCGAATCGATCGGGCTGGGCGATCGTTTTAAAACCATTGAAAGTGATCCGCTGGCGGCCACCGTGGGCCGGCAACAGTTTGAACTCGTCGTGTTGGCCCAGATGCTATCCGGTTATTCGGATGATCAAGCCGCAAGCCTGTTGGAAAAAGCGGCGGCAGCCCTGAAGCCGGGCGGCCGGATTGCGGTGCCGGACTTTTACATCGGCCCCGGGCGGGCCGGGTTGAAAGAATCGCTGGGGCGATTGTCGATTCATCTGGCGACCCCGCAGGGCCGGGTCCGCGATTTGCGCGAGTGCCAGGGCATGTTCCAGGCCGCCGGGCTGGGCGGGATTCAGTTCACGTATCTGGCCGCCAGCGAAGCCGGGCTGGGGATGATGGTGGCCGAGTCGATGGCCAAGTAG
- the rpmF gene encoding 50S ribosomal protein L32, translating to MAVPKRKHSNSRTGKRRSHDRVKKRQIAYCPQCSSSVPTHTICPKCGYYQGRTVVEPVDE from the coding sequence ATGGCTGTCCCCAAGCGAAAACACAGCAACAGTCGAACCGGCAAACGCCGCAGCCACGATCGCGTCAAGAAACGCCAAATCGCCTATTGCCCGCAGTGCAGCAGTTCGGTGCCGACGCACACGATTTGCCCCAAATGCGGCTATTACCAAGGGCGTACCGTGGTCGAGCCGGTTGACGAGTAA